The Xanthomonas fragariae genome has a segment encoding these proteins:
- a CDS encoding alkaline phosphatase, with protein MPMRYRLPALVALTTLCVVACASTAGTSASAPASVRVEVPQVTHPAGETPQWWYRSGAARAAGNGAMAGRARNVILFLGDGMSLTTVAAARILDGQRKGEPGEENLLSWERFPATAFSKTYNTDSQTPDSAGTMTAITTGVKSHMGAIGVSSGNRSDCADSLGKGLLSWLQLADSAGMATGIVTTTRLTHATPAATYAHSPDRNWENDTDLPAAARTAGCQDIAQQLLWTARYGRGPQVVLGGGRSQFQTVQERDPEYDDKVGLRLDGRDLIAEWKQEHPQGAYVWNEQQLKDATGAPALLGLFEPDHMQFDHDRNRTAQGEPSLTEMTRTAIQSLSRDPNGFVLMVEGGRIDHANHAGNAYRALDETVSLSDAVRTAVQTAPPDTLIIVTADHSHTLNFVGYPVRGNPILGKVRGTGGEEGDRTQLATDLTGQPYTTLSYANGPGHTGASNAQPAGPKKFPHEPSSSEPASGRPDLTHVDTEAPSYMQESLVPTKSESHGGEDVGIWATGPGSAAFRGTLEENVIYHVIVQATPRLRERLCKAGTCDSAGVPVGLPKPTTFETATKQ; from the coding sequence ATGCCGATGCGCTACCGCCTGCCTGCCCTCGTCGCCCTGACCACGCTGTGCGTGGTCGCCTGCGCCTCCACTGCCGGAACCAGCGCCTCTGCGCCCGCGTCGGTGCGGGTGGAGGTGCCGCAGGTGACACATCCCGCTGGCGAGACGCCGCAATGGTGGTACCGCTCCGGCGCGGCGCGTGCGGCGGGCAATGGCGCCATGGCCGGCCGCGCGCGCAACGTGATCCTGTTTCTGGGCGATGGGATGAGCCTGACCACTGTGGCCGCCGCACGCATCCTGGACGGCCAGCGCAAGGGCGAGCCGGGCGAAGAGAACCTGCTGTCATGGGAACGGTTTCCGGCTACCGCCTTCAGCAAGACTTACAACACCGATTCACAGACGCCGGATTCGGCCGGCACCATGACCGCCATCACCACCGGCGTGAAGTCGCACATGGGCGCGATCGGCGTCAGTAGCGGCAACCGCAGCGACTGCGCCGACAGCCTGGGCAAAGGTCTGTTGAGCTGGCTGCAACTAGCCGACAGCGCCGGCATGGCAACCGGCATCGTCACCACCACCCGACTCACCCACGCCACCCCGGCTGCGACCTACGCCCATTCGCCGGACCGCAACTGGGAAAACGACACCGACCTGCCCGCCGCCGCACGCACCGCCGGCTGCCAGGACATCGCCCAGCAATTGCTCTGGACCGCGCGTTACGGGCGCGGCCCGCAAGTGGTGCTGGGCGGCGGACGCAGCCAGTTCCAGACCGTGCAGGAGCGCGACCCTGAATACGACGACAAGGTCGGCCTGCGCCTGGACGGCCGCGATCTGATCGCCGAGTGGAAGCAGGAGCACCCGCAAGGCGCATATGTATGGAACGAACAGCAATTAAAGGACGCTACCGGTGCGCCTGCGTTGCTGGGCCTGTTCGAGCCGGATCACATGCAGTTCGATCACGACCGCAACCGCACTGCGCAAGGCGAGCCCAGCCTGACCGAGATGACGCGCACCGCGATCCAGTCGCTGTCGCGCGACCCGAACGGCTTTGTGCTCATGGTCGAAGGCGGTCGTATCGATCACGCCAACCACGCCGGCAACGCCTACCGCGCACTCGACGAAACCGTCTCGCTATCCGATGCGGTGCGCACCGCCGTGCAGACCGCGCCACCGGACACGCTAATCATCGTCACCGCCGACCATTCGCACACGCTCAACTTCGTCGGCTACCCGGTGCGCGGCAACCCGATCCTGGGCAAGGTGCGTGGCACCGGCGGCGAAGAAGGCGACCGCACCCAGCTGGCCACCGATCTGACCGGGCAGCCCTACACTACGCTGAGCTACGCAAACGGCCCCGGTCATACCGGTGCCAGCAACGCGCAGCCGGCCGGCCCGAAGAAATTCCCGCACGAACCCAGCAGCAGCGAACCCGCATCCGGCCGCCCGGACCTGACCCATGTCGACACCGAGGCGCCCAGCTACATGCAGGAATCGCTGGTACCGACCAAGTCCGAGAGCCATGGCGGCGAAGACGTGGGCATCTGGGCGACGGGCCCGGGCAGCGCGGCGTTTCGCGGCACCTTGGAAGAGAACGTCATTTACCATGTCATCGTGCAGGCCACCCCGCGCCTGCGCGAGCGCCTGTGCAAGGCCGGCACCTGCGACAGCGCCGGCGTGCCGGTGGGGTTGCCGAAGCCGACCACGTTCGAGACTGCGACCAAGCAGTGA
- the tilS gene encoding tRNA lysidine(34) synthetase TilS, protein MTALSLPATPPGPVLIAFSGGVDSGVLLHLLAKTPRYRDTGLRALHVHHGLHSDADAWAAHCLSACDALQIPLQIVRMQVARDSGLGLEAAARNARHAACAQALASGEWLALAHHRDDQAETFLLRALRASGPDGLAAMRAQRPFANGMLWRPLLAHGRADVLAYARAHGLQWIEDPSNADTRHDRNFLRNQVIPWLQQRWPQAADALARSAQLSADASDLLLHDDLALLPSMRTASGALDLQLLRGQPAARRPRLLRAWVSAGHAPPLPAHGIATLQQEIDNHAPDRQARFAWQQVEVRRWRQCLYLHRPSATWPSDWQAHWDGEHPLQLPDGAQLQLHGPPGLRFAQPLRVRARQGGERITLPLRTHSHQLKHLLQALDLPPWQRQRLPVLWADKHVLAAGDRIISASLNDWLQANAAYLRWRHDATAN, encoded by the coding sequence ATGACTGCACTGTCGTTACCCGCGACACCGCCCGGACCGGTGCTGATTGCCTTCAGCGGCGGTGTCGATTCGGGCGTGTTGCTGCATTTGCTGGCGAAGACGCCACGCTATCGCGATACCGGGCTGCGCGCGCTGCACGTGCATCACGGGCTGCACTCCGATGCCGACGCGTGGGCCGCCCATTGCCTGAGTGCATGCGATGCGCTGCAGATTCCGTTGCAGATCGTCCGTATGCAGGTCGCACGCGACAGCGGTCTTGGCCTGGAAGCGGCGGCACGCAACGCGCGCCATGCAGCGTGTGCGCAAGCACTGGCATCAGGCGAATGGCTCGCGCTGGCGCACCACCGCGACGATCAGGCCGAAACGTTTTTGCTGCGCGCGTTGCGTGCCTCCGGCCCGGATGGATTAGCGGCGATGCGCGCGCAGCGCCCGTTCGCCAACGGCATGTTGTGGCGTCCGTTATTGGCACACGGTCGTGCCGACGTGCTCGCTTATGCACGGGCGCACGGGCTGCAATGGATCGAAGACCCCAGCAATGCCGATACACGCCACGACCGCAATTTCCTGCGCAACCAAGTGATTCCCTGGTTGCAGCAACGCTGGCCGCAGGCCGCCGATGCGTTGGCGCGCAGTGCGCAGTTGAGCGCCGATGCCAGCGATCTGCTGCTGCACGACGATCTCGCACTTCTGCCCAGTATGCGGACCGCAAGCGGTGCACTGGATCTGCAACTGCTGCGTGGGCAGCCAGCGGCACGTCGGCCGCGTTTGCTGCGTGCCTGGGTTAGCGCAGGTCATGCACCGCCCCTGCCTGCGCATGGCATCGCTACGTTGCAACAGGAAATCGACAACCACGCACCGGATCGGCAAGCCCGCTTCGCCTGGCAACAGGTAGAAGTGCGTCGCTGGCGTCAGTGCCTGTATCTGCATCGCCCATCCGCGACCTGGCCGTCGGACTGGCAAGCGCATTGGGACGGCGAACATCCTCTGCAGCTGCCCGACGGCGCGCAGCTGCAATTGCATGGCCCACCCGGCCTGCGTTTCGCGCAACCGCTGCGCGTGCGTGCGCGCCAAGGCGGCGAACGCATCACATTGCCGCTGCGCACGCATTCGCATCAACTCAAGCATCTGCTGCAAGCGCTGGATCTGCCACCGTGGCAACGCCAGCGGCTGCCCGTCTTGTGGGCCGACAAGCATGTGCTAGCAGCCGGGGATCGCATCATTTCGGCGAGCTTGAACGACTGGTTGCAAGCCAACGCCGCCTATCTGCGATGGCGCCACGACGCCACTGCGAATTGA
- a CDS encoding polyprenyl synthetase family protein, whose protein sequence is MSSALFEHWVARTEFRLEACLPSATRAPQRLHAAMRHAVLGSGKRMRPLLVYASGALFGADEDKLETPAVAVELIHAYSLVHDDLPAMDDDALRRGQPTVHIAFDEATAILAGDALQTRAFELLAGASASAELRVGWLQSLAAAAGAAGMCGGQALDIDATGQVQSLSDLERMHALKTGALIRAAVRMGALTGSAAPADQQRLDNFADALGLAFQVRDDILDVESSSAQLGKTAGKDAAHSKSTYPALLGMEGAKAKLAELATRMHQVLQPYGQPGDTLARLGRFAVDRVR, encoded by the coding sequence GTGAGTTCAGCGCTGTTCGAGCACTGGGTCGCTCGCACCGAATTTCGCCTGGAGGCCTGTCTGCCGAGCGCGACACGCGCGCCGCAACGCCTGCATGCAGCGATGCGACACGCAGTGCTGGGCAGCGGCAAACGCATGCGGCCGCTGCTGGTATACGCAAGCGGTGCGTTGTTCGGTGCCGACGAAGACAAACTGGAGACGCCCGCCGTCGCGGTGGAGCTGATTCACGCCTACTCGCTGGTGCACGACGACCTGCCGGCAATGGACGACGACGCGCTGCGGCGCGGCCAGCCTACCGTGCACATCGCCTTCGACGAAGCCACGGCAATTCTGGCCGGCGATGCGTTGCAGACGCGCGCCTTCGAACTGTTGGCCGGCGCGTCGGCCAGTGCCGAGCTGCGTGTCGGCTGGCTGCAGAGTCTGGCGGCCGCTGCCGGCGCTGCCGGCATGTGCGGCGGCCAGGCACTGGATATCGACGCGACCGGGCAGGTGCAGTCGCTCAGCGATCTTGAACGCATGCACGCGCTCAAGACCGGCGCCTTGATCCGTGCTGCGGTGCGCATGGGCGCACTGACCGGCAGCGCCGCGCCTGCCGACCAGCAACGTCTGGACAACTTTGCCGATGCGCTGGGCCTTGCCTTTCAAGTGCGCGACGACATTCTGGATGTGGAATCGAGCTCGGCGCAGTTGGGTAAAACCGCCGGCAAGGACGCGGCGCACTCCAAGTCCACCTACCCCGCCCTGCTCGGCATGGAAGGCGCCAAAGCCAAATTGGCCGAACTGGCGACACGCATGCACCAGGTGCTGCAGCCTTACGGGCAACCGGGTGACACGCTGGCCAGGCTGGGGCGCTTCGCGGTGGACCGCGTGCGCTGA
- a CDS encoding exodeoxyribonuclease VII small subunit yields the protein MAKKSLNETSPVARFEQSLEELEQLVQKMEVGDLSLEQSLTAYERGIGLYRDCQQALEQAQLRVRLLTDPARPELAEDFQTPSMDS from the coding sequence ATGGCCAAGAAGTCCTTGAACGAAACCTCCCCGGTTGCCCGCTTCGAACAGTCGTTGGAAGAACTCGAGCAACTGGTGCAAAAGATGGAAGTCGGCGACCTGAGCCTGGAGCAATCGCTCACGGCCTACGAACGCGGCATCGGCTTGTACCGCGATTGTCAGCAGGCGCTGGAGCAAGCCCAATTGCGCGTGCGCTTGCTGACCGACCCCGCCCGTCCCGAGCTTGCCGAGGACTTCCAAACGCCATCTATGGACAGCTGA